In the genome of Lathyrus oleraceus cultivar Zhongwan6 chromosome 4, CAAS_Psat_ZW6_1.0, whole genome shotgun sequence, the window cttctgaaatattacaaacataattattcaaccccacacaactccaaacaacACTCTTTCAGccctttgaatagggtgataacattgtttttcacttctcaGTTTGTAATGAATTTTAAATAAAAAAGGATAATAGGATCAAaggggtttcaaacaagggatgcaattattttagggttgactttttggctagctggctaaaaaaacaaaagaaaacagaattgtctttatcatatcagtgtgcacaagtaaacaacaacatcaacaagagtcaattcaagttctagagaccaacatacatgagtgaatcacacaagaaagaaagagatggatttttgtatgttatccatataaggctcaaagaTCACCAGGGTTAATGATCTACTGCTAAAGATATACAATTTAGAGTCTAATCCTAtctatcatactaaaaatgcacaacaaatttttcacatcacaccacaagactttagtcaagagaactaagaaaaatactcataattgtaactcaaaaagcaaaggaaaaagcatgcatttttttaagaaagcaaacaaaaaccaaaacagagaaaaactgaaaagaaaacaaagaaaacaaaacaaataaatagttccctcccccacacttaaaacatacattgtcctcaatgaaagagcataaatataaaataagagtgagagaaaggaaagaacacacccgaggagtcaaggcggataaattatcgcataagcagcctttcccaaagagagctcttctacagtctcttcttccaaagtcgggttctcatggagtagctttgggtagtgtccattgaccttgaaattttgattagtgcatttgccttgtattccaggatcaaaaaagtatcttcgataagtaaaagtgttgaatgagcacgtgaaagtgatctcctttttcacaacatcaagaattaaaggattacagggctgcctcactacttttgtttcatctttaagtgagatcttatgcatacatatggatgagctaatatcacgagtgtcagccaaggtccatccaattcccttcttatatttctgcttaagttgaagttttgatgaataatatgaatcctcgggaagtggcttaggctctaaagaatgtggttgttcaatggatggtatgtttggggcagccgaAATGTCAAGAGCTTTAGCCACATAAATAACTTCGTTTATACCATCACCCTGCAAAGaagcatcaatctcagcacaaacaacacaaaggttagtgtcagtacaatcatcacatgaataaacatcatcaaaccCAAATAGAGATTgaaaatcaagtgaaaacaattcagaaaaattgtcatcaaccaactcagagatcaattcaatatgaaaaatagaatgctcctccaagggatgtttcatgacatcaaaaatgttaaattttgcgacaatgtcaccaaattccatggacataGTTCCATCGTCGACATCAATTTTTGTTTTAGTTGTTTTCATAAACGGTCTTCCTAAAATGATGGGTGATCTGCTTGAATTTCTTTCTCCATACATGTCCAGAATGTagaaatctgcaggaaaaatcaagtcattaacttgaacaagcACATCTTTCACTACTCCAATAGGGCGATCATTACTTCTGTTCACTAGTTGAATGATTAAACCTGTATGCTGTAAAGAACCAAGATCAAGGTTATTATaaacagaagtaggcataacattaattCCTGCTCCCAAATCAAGCATACAATTGTcgaatttactatccccaatgGTACATGGAATAGCAAAAGTTCCTGGATCCTTGCACTTTTGGGGTATGGTTTGATTGAGGGATGAAACAATAGCTTTTTCAGGTGAATGTTTAGGCTGGATAAGGGCTGAAATGTTTCTTCCCAAATTTACTCTCTCATTTCCCTTCAAGCTTTTCTTACTTGTGCATAAGTCTTTTAGAAATTTTGCATACTTTGGAACCTGCTTAATAACATCAAGAAGCGGAATGTTTACCGCCACTTTTCTGAACACATCTAAAATTTCTCTCTCCTTGTCTCCATCACCAGTCCTTTTATTTTTCAGTATTCTATGTGGGAAGGTAATTGGTGGCACATACTCCTTCTCTTTATCTTTTTCAGTTTCTACCACAATAAAGGGTTCAGTTTCTATCACAATGGAAGAAGGTTCAGGTGTTACCTCAAGATTTTTTTTTTGGGGCTGGTTCTGTTACCTTCtcggatctcaaggaaattgcactcgCATTAGCATTATGGCCTTTTGGATTCACAACTGGTTGGGCAAGAAGTTAGTTTGATCCTTGGGCTTGCTGCATGATATTCATCGAAGTGGCAAGCTGTCCAACCTGTGtctgcaaagtctgaatactgGAATCTGTTCGTTGCTGAAATTGGAGATTGTTAACAACCATTTGTTTGATAAGATCCTCCAATGAAGGCCCGGGAGGTGCAAAGGTGGAGACTTGGGGAGTGGTCTTTGGTTGTGGCAGGGATATGACTAATTGTTGTTGGGTGGGCTGCtggtttccatatcgaaggtttggatggttcctccaattgggatgaTATTTGTTGGTGGACAAGTCAGGAATATTGTACCCTCTCTAATTGTTGCTTTGGCTGAAAAAGTTAGCTGCATATGCTTGAGGCAACTGAGTGACCGAATTATCTTGAAGAATAGGACATGTGTCAGTTGGATGTTCAGtagaagtacaaataccacacaaCTTTGTTGTTTGAGGTTTACTCACTGTCATTTGTTTCACTAAAGAAGTAAGCTCTTCAATTCTGGTTTCTAAAGCCTTGTTTGAAGAGGAAACCTGAATGTCATTCACACCTTTTGTTTGGACCATCGAATTATTTCTGGTTGTGAATTATTGGGAGTTGAGTGACATATTCTCAATTAGGGCTTTAGCAGCAACTGGAGTTTTATcgacaagtgctccaccactagcagcatcaagaatgtttCTATCCATTGGTAACAATCCCCAATAGAAATACTGAATAAGCAGTTGTTCGGTAATTTGATGTTGAGGGCAGCTGGATACTAATTGTTTGAATCTCTCCGAATACTCAGCCAATGACTCATTTCCCTAtctaataccacatatttctTTTCGGATTGATGCATCCCTGGAGGCAGGAAAGTATCTCTCTAGGAAGACTCTCTTCAAATCATTCTAAGTCGTGACAGAATTCGactcaagataatataaccaatccTTGGCAACACCCTGTAGTGAAAATGGGAAGACTCTCAGCTTGATATGATCTTCGGTGATTCCTTCAGGTCTCAATAGTGTAGAGCAAACAACCTGAAATTCCTTAAGATGCTTATGCGGATCCTCAACTGCAAGACCACTAAACattggcaacaagtgtattatACCATATTCCAACTCAAAAGGAACAGTAACATCAACATATTCAATACATAAACCACTGTAATTCATATCAGGAGCAACAAGTTCTCTCAAAGTTCTTTGGACAGCCAtattaaactcaatagaaaaaaaaatcaacaaacaataagaaaacacataactaattcagcaatgcatcaccaaataggaaaataccgacaatatccctattaagaacaaacaattgaaatacgtaaaaaaactattaaaataaaaggaaaaaaatacaaaaacacaaacattaatctaataacgtcaattaaaatttttgagaattttttcggaattttctaaaactatcaaaacataaaaaaatcataaaaaatagaaaaataaggaatttgGGGTTTTTAGGATGACTTCCACTATTTAGTTtctaaatagaggcttttgatccttgattttttcctagttAATCTACAAATAATCAGAATAATTTGAGACGATTTTCTTaaaaaaacagattttttttaTCCTAAAACGCAAAAACACCAGAACAcaagaaagttagggcaaaaaaatgttaaaacacaacacctatgactataataatagttagactataataatggttaaaatctacaagaatccccggcaacggcgccaatttgatctgctgtcgcacacgggtcaaaatgagtaattagaaaactatagtttagcggaagcgacaacttgagtatcgtatcgcaaggattcttgtattattgttaacctaatgaaatcgatttaagggggggtttatgttttagtggtcgatttagaaaacaaagcaaaaaaagtgattaaaataactg includes:
- the LOC127138048 gene encoding uncharacterized protein LOC127138048, with the protein product MVQTKGVNDIQVSSSNKALETRIEELTSLVKQMTVSKPQTTKLCETEKDKEKEYVPPITFPHRILKNKRTGDGDKEREILDVFRKVAVNIPLLDVIKQVPKYAKFLKDLCTSKKSLKGNERVNLGRNISALIQPKHSPEKAIVSSLNQTIPQKCKDPGTFAIPCTIGDSKFDNCMLDLGAGINVMPTSVYNNLDLGSLQHTGLIIQLVNRSNDRPIGVVKDVLVQVNDLIFPADFYILDMYGERNSSRSPIILGRPFMKTTKTKIDVDDGTMSMEFG